A stretch of Stenotrophomonas indicatrix DNA encodes these proteins:
- a CDS encoding TIM-barrel domain-containing protein, protein MEICVRRSPLLLALLPALLSASLSAQAAPVGNLRSVSASASTEGVNGWDLQTDNGTRIRIELPATDIIRVQAGRNGKLTGAGDKAAPIVLPQPKANVQAQLEEDAQEIRVRTAALVLHVQRQPLRLRLERLDNGQPTALWQELQPLDLDAAQSVQVLSSQADEGYYGGGQQNGRYQFKGRELDVSYSGGWEEGDRPSPAPMLLSSRGWGMLRNTWSDGSYDLRQSDQATLLHREDRFDAYYFVGADLPKLIERYTQLTGRPNMVARWALSYGDADCYNDGDNGKKPGTVPEGWSDGPTGTTPDVIDSVAKQYRANDMPGGWILPNDGYGCGYKQLPETVKGLAGYGFRTGLWTENGVDKIAWEVGKAGSRVQKLDVAWTGKGYQFAMDANRQAFNGILDNSDSRPFLWTVMGWAGIQRYAVAWTGDQSSSWDYIRWHVPTLVGSGLSGMAYASGDVDAIFGGSAETFTRDLQWKAFTPVLMGMSGWSSNARKHPWWYDEPYRSINRDYLKLKMRLTPYMYGLVHEAAQTGAPPVRGLMWDNPRDPHAQDETYKYQFLLGRDLLVAPVYRSQAASRGWRRDIHLPAGGWIDYWDGRRVQAAADGRQLDRQVDLATLPVFVRAGAILPMYPSMLFDGEKPLDEVTFDLYPQGDSQYTLYEDDGNTRRYQQGESSTQRISVQAPARGSGPVQVQIDAVQGQYNGQLAQRRYGLRVLSRQAPRAVQAAGRALPALADATAFNSASEGWYFDAKERRGTLHVRTAAQDIRQPLQLQLDFAVAAAAADDAYPAAPVLGRELPADSLLVVNRPAEEPGHALENAFDDDPATWFRSVRNQAVRTGAHEWVIGFGERKMIDGIDIAPRNDKNWKHGQVRDYEVYLGDSNGEWGEPIARGHLQLKEGTQRIDFPAHAGRLLRFRVLSVQNPEGDGASSTDPMVTAAQGSARAFDALQPRDVGPIALSTFHILEHQEPERPARQRYLSELPVPAALASQVHADKAFTGDAGMRMNGLQFRRGLGVSANSRIDLRLQGGWRLLRADLGIDDACRTAGGLQFQVWGDNRLLYDSGLVKAPGVVKPELDIRGLSTLSLRTLGAQGSQPAQVCANWANAVLIGQEGDSASIVAP, encoded by the coding sequence GTGGAAATCTGCGTTCGTCGTTCGCCACTGCTGCTGGCCCTGTTGCCGGCACTGCTGTCGGCGTCCCTGTCGGCCCAGGCCGCACCGGTCGGCAACCTGCGCTCGGTCAGCGCCAGTGCCAGCACCGAGGGTGTAAACGGCTGGGACCTGCAGACCGACAACGGCACGCGCATCCGCATTGAACTGCCGGCCACCGACATCATCCGCGTACAGGCCGGCCGCAACGGCAAGCTGACCGGTGCCGGCGACAAGGCCGCGCCGATCGTGCTGCCACAGCCCAAGGCCAACGTGCAGGCACAGCTGGAAGAAGACGCGCAGGAGATCCGCGTGCGTACCGCTGCACTCGTGCTGCATGTGCAGCGGCAGCCGTTGCGCCTGCGCCTGGAGCGTCTGGACAACGGCCAGCCCACCGCGCTGTGGCAGGAACTGCAGCCGCTGGACCTGGATGCCGCGCAGAGCGTGCAGGTGCTGTCCTCGCAGGCCGATGAAGGCTATTACGGCGGTGGCCAACAGAACGGCCGCTACCAGTTCAAGGGCCGCGAACTGGACGTCTCGTACTCCGGCGGCTGGGAAGAGGGGGATCGCCCGAGCCCGGCACCGATGCTGCTGAGCAGCCGTGGCTGGGGCATGCTGCGCAATACGTGGAGCGATGGCAGCTACGATCTGCGGCAGAGCGACCAGGCCACCCTGCTGCATCGCGAAGACCGCTTCGATGCGTATTACTTCGTTGGCGCCGATCTGCCGAAGCTGATCGAGCGCTACACCCAGCTGACCGGCCGCCCGAACATGGTCGCGCGCTGGGCGCTGTCCTACGGCGATGCCGATTGCTACAACGACGGCGACAACGGCAAGAAGCCCGGCACCGTGCCCGAGGGCTGGAGCGACGGCCCGACCGGCACCACCCCCGATGTGATCGACAGCGTAGCCAAACAGTACCGCGCCAATGACATGCCCGGCGGCTGGATCCTGCCCAACGATGGCTATGGCTGCGGCTACAAGCAGTTGCCGGAGACGGTGAAGGGCCTGGCCGGGTACGGCTTCCGCACCGGCCTGTGGACCGAGAACGGCGTCGACAAGATCGCCTGGGAAGTGGGCAAGGCCGGCAGCCGCGTGCAGAAACTGGACGTGGCCTGGACCGGCAAGGGCTACCAGTTCGCGATGGATGCCAACCGCCAGGCGTTCAACGGCATCCTCGACAATTCCGATTCGCGCCCGTTCCTGTGGACGGTGATGGGCTGGGCCGGCATCCAGCGCTATGCCGTGGCCTGGACCGGCGACCAGAGCAGCAGCTGGGACTACATCCGCTGGCATGTACCGACCCTGGTGGGTTCGGGCCTGTCCGGCATGGCCTACGCCAGCGGCGATGTGGACGCGATCTTCGGCGGCAGCGCCGAGACCTTCACCCGCGACCTGCAGTGGAAGGCGTTCACCCCGGTGCTGATGGGCATGAGCGGCTGGTCGTCGAATGCGCGCAAGCATCCGTGGTGGTACGACGAGCCCTACCGCAGCATCAACCGCGATTATCTGAAGTTGAAGATGCGCCTGACCCCGTACATGTATGGGCTGGTGCATGAGGCCGCACAGACCGGTGCACCGCCGGTGCGTGGCCTGATGTGGGACAACCCGCGCGATCCGCACGCGCAGGATGAAACCTACAAGTACCAGTTCCTGCTCGGCCGCGACCTGCTGGTTGCACCGGTGTACCGCAGCCAGGCCGCCAGCCGTGGTTGGCGCCGCGACATCCACCTGCCCGCCGGCGGCTGGATCGACTACTGGGATGGCCGCCGCGTGCAGGCCGCTGCCGATGGCCGCCAGCTGGACCGCCAGGTGGACCTGGCCACGCTGCCGGTGTTCGTGCGTGCCGGTGCGATCCTGCCGATGTACCCGTCGATGCTGTTCGACGGCGAGAAACCGCTCGATGAAGTGACCTTCGACCTGTACCCGCAGGGTGATTCGCAGTACACGCTGTACGAAGATGACGGCAACACCCGCCGCTACCAGCAGGGCGAATCGAGCACGCAGCGGATCAGTGTGCAGGCGCCGGCACGGGGCAGTGGCCCGGTGCAGGTACAGATCGATGCGGTACAGGGCCAGTACAACGGCCAGCTGGCACAGCGCCGCTATGGCCTGCGCGTGCTCAGCCGGCAGGCGCCGCGTGCGGTGCAGGCCGCTGGCCGCGCGCTGCCGGCGCTGGCCGACGCGACCGCATTCAACAGCGCCAGCGAGGGTTGGTACTTCGATGCCAAGGAGCGTCGCGGCACCCTGCATGTACGCACCGCGGCGCAGGACATCCGCCAGCCGCTGCAGCTGCAGCTGGACTTCGCCGTCGCCGCAGCGGCCGCCGACGATGCCTATCCGGCTGCACCGGTGCTGGGCCGCGAACTGCCGGCCGACAGCCTGCTGGTGGTCAACCGCCCGGCCGAAGAACCCGGCCATGCGCTGGAAAATGCCTTCGATGATGATCCGGCCACCTGGTTCCGCAGCGTGCGCAACCAGGCCGTGCGCACCGGTGCCCACGAGTGGGTGATCGGTTTCGGCGAACGGAAGATGATCGATGGCATCGACATCGCGCCGCGCAACGACAAGAACTGGAAGCACGGCCAGGTGCGCGACTACGAGGTGTACCTGGGCGACAGCAACGGCGAGTGGGGTGAACCGATTGCCCGCGGCCACCTGCAGCTGAAGGAAGGCACGCAGCGCATCGACTTCCCGGCCCACGCCGGCCGCCTGCTGCGCTTCCGCGTGTTGAGCGTGCAGAACCCCGAAGGTGATGGTGCCTCCAGCACCGATCCGATGGTGACCGCTGCACAGGGCAGTGCGCGTGCCTTCGACGCGCTGCAACCGCGCGACGTCGGCCCGATTGCGCTGTCCACCTTCCACATCCTCGAACACCAGGAACCGGAGCGACCGGCCCGGCAGCGCTATCTCTCCGAGCTGCCGGTGCCGGCCGCGCTGGCCAGCCAGGTGCACGCCGACAAGGCGTTCACCGGCGACGCCGGCATGCGCATGAACGGCCTGCAGTTCCGCCGCGGCCTGGGCGTGTCCGCCAACAGCCGCATCGACCTGCGCCTGCAGGGGGGATGGCGCCTGCTGCGTGCCGACCTCGGCATTGACGACGCCTGCCGCACGGCCGGTGGCCTGCAGTTCCAGGTCTGGGGCGACAACCGCCTGCTGTATGACAGCGGCCTGGTGAAGGCGCCCGGCGTGGTCAAGCCGGAGCTGGACATCCGTGGCCTTTCCACCCTGAGCCTGCGCACGCTGGGTGCGCAGGGCAGCCAACCCGCCCAGGTCTGTGCCAACTGGGCCAACGCCGTGCTGA
- a CDS encoding SIS domain-containing protein, with translation MDVTLLSDVSAWQRRGGADTATEIAQQPALWEALAQDLSRARDRLQAFLGDSLNDPNQRVLFTGAGSSGFIAEMVADAINAQWPAEVRVVHTTSLLTHPALYLQRDRPTLLVSFGRSGSSPESVAAVDRVRSDVDDARFLDITCNAEGELARRGAGRADTFTLLMPSASCDRAFAMTSSLTCMLLAALTVFDRSPWDARIARLQQIAGLAREGQAQWDAAVAALAQRPFNRVIYLGSGPLEALAREAALKVLELTAGRVLALANTPLGFRHGPKSTLDGSTLVVVLRSVQPLARRYEQDLLEELRRDGVAGQVLSIGPHSDIGADDDYTLTVPALDDPWLAPVWLGFAQLYALQRSAALGLTPDNPFPDGTVNRVVKGVTIHHG, from the coding sequence ATGGACGTCACCCTGCTTTCCGATGTGTCCGCCTGGCAGCGCCGCGGCGGAGCCGATACCGCTACCGAAATCGCCCAGCAGCCGGCGCTGTGGGAAGCCCTTGCACAGGATCTGTCGCGTGCCCGCGACCGCCTGCAGGCCTTCCTCGGCGACAGCCTCAACGACCCGAACCAGCGCGTGCTGTTCACCGGCGCCGGCAGCTCCGGCTTCATCGCTGAAATGGTGGCCGATGCCATCAACGCGCAGTGGCCGGCCGAGGTGCGCGTGGTGCATACCACCAGCCTGCTCACCCATCCTGCGCTGTACCTGCAGCGCGATCGTCCGACCCTGCTGGTGTCGTTCGGCCGCAGCGGCTCCAGCCCCGAAAGCGTTGCCGCCGTCGACCGTGTGCGCAGTGACGTGGACGATGCGCGCTTCCTGGACATCACCTGCAATGCCGAGGGCGAGCTGGCCCGCCGTGGCGCCGGCCGTGCCGACACCTTCACCCTGCTGATGCCGTCGGCCAGCTGCGACCGCGCCTTCGCCATGACCAGCAGCCTGACCTGCATGCTGCTGGCGGCATTGACCGTGTTCGACCGTTCGCCGTGGGATGCGCGCATCGCGCGCCTGCAGCAGATTGCCGGTCTGGCCCGCGAAGGCCAGGCCCAATGGGATGCAGCTGTGGCCGCGCTGGCGCAGCGCCCGTTCAACCGGGTCATCTACCTTGGCAGCGGCCCGCTGGAAGCACTGGCGCGCGAGGCTGCGCTGAAGGTGCTGGAGCTCACCGCCGGCCGCGTGCTGGCGCTGGCCAACACCCCGCTCGGCTTCCGCCATGGACCGAAGTCCACGCTGGACGGCAGCACCCTGGTGGTCGTGCTGCGCAGCGTGCAGCCGCTGGCGCGCCGTTATGAGCAGGACCTGCTGGAAGAACTGCGCCGCGACGGCGTCGCCGGCCAGGTGCTGTCGATCGGCCCGCATTCGGATATCGGCGCCGACGATGACTACACCCTCACCGTGCCTGCCCTGGATGACCCGTGGCTGGCCCCAGTGTGGCTGGGCTTTGCGCAGCTGTACGCGCTTCAGCGTTCGGCCGCACTCGGCCTGACCCCCGACAATCCGTTCCCGGACGGCACCGTCAACCGCGTGGTCAAGGGTGTCACCATCCACCATGGCTGA
- a CDS encoding ROK family protein yields MAELIANACYGIDIGGTKIELVVCDAAMQVTWRRRVATPQGDYDGFLQAVVTLVAEADAALGRSDAAIGIALPGVRDRRNGRQLSANVPALTGQCVAADLQARLQRPLHFGNDLQCFALSEAHGGAADGYPSMFGAILGTGAGGGFCLQGRLLSGFNGLAGEWGHWSVPGHLLQRHGLPLIDCACGLQGCVERYVSGSGLAMIERHLGGSAADASVVVALAEAGDARARQALDIHRDLLGHSLAALVLALDPHVIVLGGGLSQYAPLYQLLPAAIAAHLFNGVQVPPIVPPRFGDAGGARGAALLACQPSFS; encoded by the coding sequence ATGGCTGAGCTGATCGCCAACGCCTGCTACGGCATCGACATCGGCGGCACCAAGATCGAGCTGGTGGTGTGCGATGCGGCGATGCAGGTCACCTGGCGCCGCCGCGTGGCTACCCCGCAGGGCGACTACGACGGCTTCCTGCAGGCGGTGGTGACATTGGTTGCTGAAGCCGATGCTGCGCTGGGTCGCAGCGATGCGGCCATCGGCATCGCCCTGCCCGGCGTGCGTGATCGTCGCAACGGCCGCCAGCTCAGCGCCAATGTGCCTGCGCTGACCGGTCAATGCGTGGCGGCTGATCTGCAGGCACGCCTGCAGCGCCCGCTGCATTTCGGCAACGACCTGCAGTGTTTTGCGCTCTCTGAAGCGCACGGTGGCGCCGCCGATGGCTACCCCAGCATGTTCGGCGCCATCCTCGGCACCGGTGCCGGTGGCGGCTTCTGCCTGCAGGGGCGCCTGCTGTCCGGCTTCAACGGCCTGGCCGGCGAATGGGGCCACTGGAGCGTGCCGGGTCACCTGCTGCAGCGTCATGGCCTGCCGCTCATCGATTGCGCCTGTGGCCTGCAAGGCTGCGTGGAGCGCTACGTGTCCGGGAGTGGCCTGGCGATGATCGAGCGCCACCTCGGTGGCAGCGCTGCCGATGCCAGCGTGGTGGTCGCCCTGGCCGAGGCCGGCGATGCACGTGCACGGCAGGCACTGGACATCCATCGCGACCTGCTCGGCCACAGCCTGGCCGCACTGGTGCTGGCACTGGACCCGCACGTGATCGTGCTCGGTGGCGGCCTGTCCCAGTACGCACCGCTGTACCAGCTGTTGCCGGCGGCCATCGCCGCGCATCTGTTCAACGGCGTGCAGGTGCCACCCATCGTTCCGCCGCGCTTCGGCGATGCCGGTGGTGCACGCGGTGCCGCCCTGCTGGCCTGCCAACCCTCGTTTTCCTGA
- a CDS encoding D-tagatose-bisphosphate aldolase, class II, non-catalytic subunit, protein MSPLQTLLASHRAGHNVGLYSVCCSNEQVLRAAMHVALAHDTVLLIEATSNQVDQFGGYTGMTPPQYRDYVGTLADEEGFPRERLILGGDHLGPNAWQKRPAAEAMTHARVLIEAYVAAGFHKIHLDCSMSCADDPVPLPDAIVAARSAELAEIAERTAAENGLPPPVYVIGTEVPIPGGEASLAGGLQVTTPAAAAQTLAIHRQAFDTPLLRDAWQRVLAMVVQPGVDFDHSSVHEYDAAAASELADFLEQQPRIVFEAHSTDYQRESGLHALVRDHFAILKVGPAATFAYREALFALAAIEAELLPAAQCSRLPQVLDEVMVAQPKSWQSYYQGDEATLRLLRSYSFSDRCRYYWGEPALVQAVQTLFANLELHAPPLVLLSQYLPEQYRAVREGTLANTPTALVQHRIGLCLGEYARACSANQAGTRKHNASPAAADLANG, encoded by the coding sequence ATGTCCCCGTTGCAGACCCTGCTTGCCTCCCACCGCGCCGGCCACAACGTCGGCCTGTACAGCGTCTGCTGCAGCAACGAACAGGTGCTGCGCGCGGCCATGCACGTGGCGTTGGCGCACGATACCGTGCTGCTGATCGAAGCCACCTCCAACCAGGTCGACCAGTTCGGCGGCTACACCGGCATGACCCCGCCGCAGTACCGCGACTACGTCGGCACCCTGGCCGATGAGGAAGGCTTCCCGCGCGAGCGCTTGATCCTCGGCGGTGACCACCTTGGCCCGAACGCGTGGCAGAAGCGCCCGGCCGCCGAAGCGATGACCCATGCGCGCGTGCTGATCGAGGCCTACGTCGCCGCTGGTTTCCACAAGATCCACCTGGACTGCAGCATGTCCTGCGCCGATGACCCGGTGCCGCTGCCCGATGCCATCGTTGCTGCACGTTCGGCCGAGCTGGCCGAGATCGCCGAGCGCACCGCCGCCGAGAACGGCCTGCCGCCGCCGGTCTATGTCATCGGTACCGAAGTGCCGATTCCCGGTGGCGAAGCCTCGCTGGCCGGTGGCCTGCAGGTGACCACCCCGGCTGCCGCTGCGCAGACCCTGGCCATCCACCGGCAGGCCTTCGATACCCCGCTGCTGCGCGATGCATGGCAGCGTGTGCTGGCCATGGTGGTGCAGCCGGGCGTGGACTTCGACCACAGCAGCGTGCACGAGTACGACGCGGCCGCCGCCAGCGAGCTGGCCGACTTCCTCGAACAGCAGCCGCGCATCGTGTTCGAAGCGCATTCGACCGACTACCAGCGCGAAAGCGGCCTGCATGCCCTGGTGCGCGACCATTTCGCCATCCTCAAGGTTGGCCCCGCGGCCACCTTCGCCTACCGCGAAGCGCTGTTCGCACTCGCTGCCATCGAAGCCGAGCTGCTGCCGGCCGCGCAGTGCTCGCGCCTGCCGCAGGTGCTGGACGAGGTGATGGTGGCGCAGCCGAAGTCCTGGCAGTCCTACTACCAGGGCGACGAAGCGACCCTGCGCCTGCTGCGCAGCTATTCCTTCAGTGACCGCTGCCGCTACTACTGGGGCGAGCCGGCGCTGGTGCAGGCCGTGCAGACCCTGTTCGCCAACCTGGAACTGCACGCGCCGCCGCTGGTGCTGCTCAGCCAGTACCTGCCGGAGCAGTACCGCGCCGTGCGCGAGGGCACCCTGGCCAATACGCCTACCGCCCTGGTGCAGCATCGCATCGGCCTGTGCCTGGGCGAATACGCCCGCGCCTGCAGCGCCAACCAGGCAGGAACCCGCAAGCACAACGCAAGTCCGGCTGCCGCCGATCTTGCGAACGGCTAA
- a CDS encoding DeoR family transcriptional regulator, with product MRNTRSRRQQILQLLIEHGTVQVADLVERFGVSAVTIRADLTHFESQGLATRTHGGATLVRTPPQEQDIHEKDALNLPLKDSIGTAAARLVQAGDNIIIDSGSTTMTLARHLREHRDVTVMTNGLNIAWELANAAGITVLLTGGLLRQQSLSLQGSQAEASLNSYSFDTLFLGVDGLDLQFGLTTHDEAEARLNHRMVERARRIVVLTDASKFGRVSLHRIARLDQIHAIITDAGIDDATREGLQRLGIEVIIAEPPA from the coding sequence ATGCGCAACACCCGCTCCCGCCGGCAACAGATCCTGCAGCTGCTGATCGAGCACGGCACGGTGCAGGTGGCCGATCTGGTCGAGCGCTTCGGCGTGTCGGCGGTGACCATCCGTGCCGACCTGACCCACTTCGAATCGCAGGGGCTGGCCACGCGAACCCACGGTGGCGCCACCCTGGTGCGAACGCCGCCGCAGGAGCAGGACATCCATGAAAAGGATGCGCTGAACCTGCCGCTGAAGGACTCCATCGGCACGGCGGCCGCGCGCCTGGTGCAGGCCGGTGACAACATCATCATCGACTCCGGCTCCACCACGATGACCCTGGCCCGCCATCTGCGCGAACACCGCGATGTGACGGTGATGACCAACGGCCTGAACATCGCCTGGGAACTGGCCAACGCGGCCGGCATCACCGTGCTGCTGACCGGCGGACTGCTGCGCCAGCAATCGCTGTCGCTGCAGGGCAGCCAGGCCGAAGCCAGCCTCAACTCCTACAGTTTCGACACCCTGTTCCTGGGCGTGGATGGCCTGGACCTGCAGTTCGGCCTGACCACCCACGACGAAGCCGAAGCCCGCCTCAACCACCGCATGGTCGAACGCGCGCGGCGCATCGTGGTGCTCACCGACGCCTCCAAATTCGGACGCGTCAGCCTGCACCGCATCGCCCGCCTCGATCAGATCCACGCCATCATCACCGACGCCGGCATCGACGACGCGACCCGCGAGGGGCTGCAGCGGCTGGGCATCGAAGTGATCATCGCCGAGCCCCCCGCATGA
- a CDS encoding N-acetylglucosamine-6-phosphate deacetylase, whose product MTDTRSLHGRILTPLGWRRGQVQFDSHVRQLQVNDHSGGDDPQLPVILPGFIDLHVHGAAGVDLMQGGEVARTIARTHARFGTTTLLATTMTAGLDEIEYALQGVAATMAAPDADAACIAGVHLEGPFISPQRLGAQPNRTIEATMALVRQLHALAPIRVMTLAPEIGEHTALIPALSALGIRVQLGHSAGTYEEGVAALQAGASGFTHLFNGMTGVDHYRPGIAAAALAHAQYAEIIPDLQHIHPGVIRLAARAIPRLYAVTDATAATGMPDGEYALGEQRVHKCGGCVRLATGSLAGSALTMDQALRNLVQVGLDLADASQRVSTFPADYLGLGDRGRIAPDARADLVVLDAELRLQQVVVGGRLIDLD is encoded by the coding sequence ATGACCGACACCCGCTCCCTGCATGGCCGCATCCTCACCCCGTTGGGCTGGCGTCGCGGCCAGGTCCAGTTCGATTCGCACGTGCGCCAGCTGCAGGTAAATGACCACAGCGGCGGCGATGACCCGCAGCTGCCGGTGATCCTGCCCGGCTTCATCGACCTGCACGTGCATGGCGCGGCCGGCGTCGACCTGATGCAGGGCGGCGAAGTGGCCCGCACCATCGCCCGTACCCATGCGCGCTTTGGTACCACCACGCTGCTGGCGACCACCATGACCGCTGGCCTGGACGAGATCGAATACGCGCTGCAGGGCGTTGCGGCAACGATGGCAGCGCCCGATGCCGATGCCGCCTGCATCGCCGGTGTGCACCTGGAAGGCCCCTTCATCAGCCCGCAGCGGCTGGGCGCACAACCCAATCGTACGATCGAGGCGACGATGGCGCTGGTGCGGCAGCTGCACGCGCTGGCACCGATCCGGGTGATGACGCTGGCGCCGGAGATCGGCGAGCACACCGCGCTGATCCCCGCGCTGTCCGCACTGGGCATCCGCGTGCAGCTCGGCCACAGTGCCGGCACCTACGAGGAAGGCGTGGCCGCATTGCAGGCCGGCGCTTCCGGCTTCACCCATCTGTTCAACGGCATGACCGGCGTCGACCACTACCGGCCGGGCATCGCCGCCGCTGCCCTGGCGCATGCGCAGTACGCCGAGATCATTCCCGACCTGCAGCACATCCATCCCGGCGTGATCCGTCTGGCCGCACGCGCGATTCCGCGCCTGTATGCGGTAACCGACGCGACGGCCGCCACCGGCATGCCCGATGGCGAGTACGCACTGGGCGAGCAGCGCGTACACAAGTGCGGCGGCTGCGTGCGCCTGGCCACCGGCTCGCTGGCCGGCAGCGCGCTGACCATGGACCAGGCGCTGCGCAACCTGGTGCAGGTGGGTCTGGATCTGGCTGACGCATCGCAGCGCGTGTCCACCTTCCCGGCCGATTACCTGGGCTTGGGCGATCGCGGCCGCATTGCGCCCGACGCCCGCGCCGACCTGGTGGTGCTGGATGCGGAACTGCGCCTGCAGCAGGTCGTGGTGGGCGGTCGATTGATCGATCTGGACTGA
- a CDS encoding MFS transporter, giving the protein MTAATAPAVPASTAPRWPVRYLLFIGGLGGLLYGIDIGIIAGALPYLEATASHAWQLSSQQLGFVVAAVLLGSVLSSLFAGMIADLIGRRGAMLLAGVLFTASIPIMALASGYTPLLLGRLLQGVSGGLIGVVIPLYLAEVLSPERRGRGAAMFQLLLTVGLVLAALIGLYHAHAVDAAAESVRSLPVAQQAQELFTVKDHAWRTIFWTCLAPGLLFCAGIFWLSESPRWLVRRGRIDDARRSLQRVLPAADVEPTLAQIQAPESSSSSGKRDPLLSRRYVVPFVLACVVLACTQATGINSVLAYAVNILNQAGLSGSVANGADVAIKLLNAVMTVAALLLVDRKGRKFLLMLGSGGICVALLAAATLFFQAERGRADVQPHLQAAVSGDGLQLVLDDAQWQHLAGGVDREGRPLQLTVSYAYGDFTNVRALRSDNLTDRELRIERAGTVQPDSVIGAFFRTMHLNPFADPASAAQAPLRIEQARIGPIPPPAHGWAVAACILVFVAFFAVGPGVCVWLALSELMPNRIRSNGMSIALLINQFVSTTIAAIFLPTVGHYGYASMFLFWAGCTFVFFLVAAFWLPETKGRSLEEIEAGFAGKQR; this is encoded by the coding sequence ATGACCGCAGCCACTGCACCTGCCGTACCCGCTTCCACCGCCCCGCGCTGGCCCGTACGTTACCTGCTCTTCATCGGCGGCCTCGGTGGCCTGCTGTACGGCATCGACATCGGCATCATCGCTGGCGCCCTGCCCTATCTTGAAGCCACCGCCAGCCACGCCTGGCAGCTCAGCAGCCAGCAGCTCGGTTTTGTCGTCGCTGCGGTGCTGCTGGGCAGCGTGCTGTCCTCGCTGTTCGCCGGCATGATCGCCGACCTCATCGGCCGCCGTGGCGCGATGCTGCTGGCCGGCGTGCTGTTCACCGCCAGCATCCCGATCATGGCACTGGCCTCGGGTTACACCCCGCTGCTGCTGGGGCGCCTGCTGCAGGGTGTCAGCGGCGGCCTGATCGGCGTGGTCATTCCCCTGTACCTGGCCGAAGTGCTCAGCCCGGAACGGCGCGGCCGCGGCGCGGCGATGTTCCAGCTGCTGCTGACCGTCGGCCTGGTGCTGGCCGCGTTGATCGGCCTGTACCACGCCCATGCCGTGGACGCTGCCGCAGAGTCGGTGCGCTCGCTGCCGGTCGCGCAGCAGGCACAGGAGCTGTTCACGGTGAAGGACCACGCCTGGCGCACCATCTTCTGGACCTGCCTGGCACCGGGCCTGCTGTTCTGCGCCGGCATCTTCTGGCTGTCCGAATCACCGCGCTGGCTGGTGCGTCGTGGCCGCATCGATGATGCGCGCCGCAGCCTGCAGCGCGTGCTGCCCGCTGCCGACGTCGAGCCCACCCTGGCGCAGATCCAGGCTCCGGAATCGAGCAGCAGCAGCGGCAAGCGCGACCCGCTGCTCAGCCGCCGCTACGTGGTGCCATTCGTGTTGGCCTGCGTGGTGCTGGCCTGCACCCAGGCCACCGGCATCAACTCGGTGCTGGCCTATGCGGTCAACATCCTCAACCAGGCAGGCCTGTCCGGCTCGGTGGCCAACGGCGCCGACGTGGCGATCAAACTGCTCAACGCGGTGATGACCGTCGCCGCGCTGCTGCTGGTCGACCGCAAGGGTCGCAAGTTCCTGCTGATGCTGGGCAGCGGTGGCATCTGCGTGGCCCTGCTGGCCGCAGCAACGCTGTTCTTCCAGGCCGAACGGGGCCGCGCCGACGTGCAGCCGCACCTGCAGGCCGCAGTGAGTGGCGATGGCCTGCAACTGGTACTGGATGACGCGCAGTGGCAGCATCTTGCCGGTGGCGTCGACCGCGAGGGCCGGCCGCTGCAGCTGACCGTGTCCTACGCCTATGGCGACTTCACCAACGTGCGCGCGCTGCGCAGCGACAACCTGACCGACCGCGAGCTGCGCATCGAGCGCGCCGGCACCGTGCAACCGGACAGCGTCATCGGCGCGTTCTTCCGCACGATGCACCTCAATCCGTTCGCCGACCCGGCCAGTGCCGCGCAGGCACCGCTGCGCATCGAGCAAGCCCGTATCGGCCCGATTCCGCCGCCCGCGCATGGCTGGGCCGTCGCTGCCTGCATCCTGGTATTCGTGGCGTTCTTCGCAGTTGGCCCAGGCGTGTGCGTGTGGCTGGCGCTGTCCGAGCTGATGCCCAACCGCATCCGCTCCAACGGCATGAGCATCGCGCTGCTGATCAACCAGTTCGTGTCCACCACCATTGCCGCCATCTTCCTGCCGACGGTGGGGCACTACGGCTACGCCAGCATGTTCCTGTTCTGGGCGGGCTGCACGTTCGTGTTCTTCCTGGTGGCCGCATTCTGGCTGCCGGAAACCAAGGGGCGCTCGCTGGAAGAGATCGAAGCCGGCTTTGCAGGAAAGCAGCGCTGA